A single region of the Salarchaeum japonicum genome encodes:
- a CDS encoding acyl-CoA dehydrogenase family protein yields MSFQLSDEHRAIREAVREFGENEIEPVAREHDENKSYPYDLVEKAAEFDFVAPGIPVEYGGAGMDTLSSIIVTEELWRADPGIGSAIGSRGFGSNMIRKYGDEWMKEEWLPKIANGESACCSCISEPAHGSNVAGIETVAEKDGDEYVINGNKMWITNGTVADIAVVMTKTDTEVEPQRKGITAFLVPTDTDGFETTKIDNKLGIRASDLAEVQLNDVRVPEENVIGEVNKGFYQLMDFFASGRTSVASQAVGVAQAAIDEAKAYANEREQGGQLIKDYQAVSHMIAEMAANTEAARSLTYRAAAAVDAGDDQEATRFASMAKLTASENAVDVADDAIQVHGGAGFVTDHPVERYYRDARITKIYEGTSEIQKNIIAGQIL; encoded by the coding sequence ATGAGTTTCCAGCTCTCAGACGAGCATCGGGCGATTCGAGAGGCGGTTCGCGAGTTCGGCGAGAACGAGATAGAGCCGGTGGCGCGCGAGCACGACGAGAACAAGTCGTATCCGTACGACCTCGTGGAGAAGGCGGCCGAGTTCGACTTCGTCGCGCCCGGGATTCCCGTCGAGTACGGCGGCGCGGGGATGGACACGCTCTCCAGCATCATCGTCACGGAAGAACTCTGGCGGGCCGACCCCGGTATCGGGAGCGCCATCGGGAGCCGCGGGTTCGGGTCGAACATGATTCGGAAGTACGGCGACGAGTGGATGAAGGAGGAGTGGCTGCCGAAGATCGCGAACGGCGAGTCCGCGTGCTGTTCCTGCATCAGCGAGCCCGCACACGGGTCGAACGTCGCGGGTATCGAGACGGTCGCGGAGAAGGACGGCGACGAGTACGTCATCAACGGGAACAAGATGTGGATCACGAACGGCACGGTCGCGGACATCGCCGTCGTGATGACGAAGACGGACACCGAGGTCGAACCGCAGCGGAAGGGAATCACGGCGTTCCTCGTCCCCACGGACACCGACGGCTTCGAGACGACGAAAATCGACAACAAGCTCGGGATTCGCGCGAGCGACCTCGCGGAAGTCCAGTTGAACGACGTGCGCGTCCCCGAGGAGAACGTCATCGGCGAGGTGAACAAGGGCTTCTACCAGCTGATGGACTTCTTCGCGTCCGGCCGGACGAGCGTCGCGTCCCAGGCCGTCGGCGTCGCGCAGGCCGCCATCGACGAGGCGAAGGCGTACGCGAACGAGCGCGAGCAGGGCGGACAGCTCATCAAGGACTACCAGGCGGTCAGCCACATGATAGCGGAGATGGCGGCGAACACGGAGGCCGCGCGCTCGCTCACCTACCGCGCCGCGGCGGCGGTCGACGCGGGCGACGACCAGGAGGCGACCCGGTTCGCGTCGATGGCGAAACTCACGGCGTCCGAGAACGCGGTTGACGTGGCGGACGACGCGATTCAGGTGCACGGCGGCGCAGGGTTCGTCACCGACCACCCCGTCGAGCGCTACTACCGGGACGCCCGCATCACGAAGATCTACGAGGGCACCTCCGAGATTCAGAAGAACATCATCGCCGGCCAGATACTCTGA
- a CDS encoding alpha/beta fold hydrolase produces MMNHEEYRARQDTVTVDVDGHGVEVAYYEDGPRDGEPLVFVHGIPTWGFLWREIAPAFTDEYRVVVPDLAGYGSSEQTDGFDRSIRAQEQVIEGLVAELDIGTPLNLVSHDIGGGVASRYAAHNPDAVSTFVVSNAVCYDSWPVEFINDLGLPSTGDLPFDELEEDLDFAFAGGVHGDESEHAEFIEGMKAPWMTEAGRRSLARCAVATNTNHTTEIDYAAITADTLCLWGGDDILQPVSYAERLAEDVSGESEVVTLDDAYHWVMEDRPKAYREELRAFL; encoded by the coding sequence CTGATGAACCACGAGGAGTATCGCGCGCGACAGGACACCGTCACGGTCGACGTGGACGGCCACGGTGTCGAGGTCGCGTACTACGAGGACGGCCCCAGGGACGGCGAGCCGCTGGTGTTCGTGCACGGCATCCCGACCTGGGGGTTCCTCTGGCGGGAGATAGCGCCCGCGTTCACCGACGAGTATCGAGTCGTCGTCCCCGACCTCGCGGGCTACGGGTCGAGCGAGCAGACGGACGGCTTCGACCGCTCGATTCGCGCGCAAGAGCAGGTGATCGAGGGCCTGGTCGCGGAACTCGACATCGGGACGCCGCTGAACCTCGTCAGCCACGACATCGGCGGCGGCGTCGCCAGCCGGTACGCCGCGCACAACCCGGACGCGGTGTCGACGTTCGTGGTGTCGAACGCGGTGTGTTACGACTCGTGGCCGGTCGAGTTCATCAACGACCTCGGCCTCCCGAGCACGGGAGACCTGCCGTTCGACGAACTGGAGGAAGACCTCGACTTCGCGTTCGCGGGCGGCGTCCACGGCGACGAGTCCGAGCACGCCGAGTTCATCGAGGGCATGAAAGCGCCCTGGATGACCGAGGCGGGCCGGCGGTCGCTCGCGCGGTGTGCGGTCGCGACGAACACGAACCACACCACCGAAATTGACTACGCCGCGATTACGGCGGACACGCTCTGCCTCTGGGGCGGCGACGACATCCTCCAGCCGGTGTCGTACGCGGAACGCCTCGCCGAGGACGTGTCCGGCGAGAGCGAGGTCGTGACGCTCGACGACGCCTACCACTGGGTGATGGAGGACAGACCGAAGGCATATAGGGAGGAACTACGCGCGTTCCTATGA
- a CDS encoding winged helix-turn-helix domain-containing protein, with the protein MERAPDWEFKERDVVILKELAKNPQVSSRDLTDILDEEYDIDVSHVTVSESIRKMRDAGVFREAIIPNEAYFIFALMEFKFNPEHFAEGWRDAMEYIRDHENTLFYFLSDGEYQWKSVMMFPSRQAESRWIHDFYKDHGAVVSNIRNSVVTNVLHFGTNPELFDALPREE; encoded by the coding sequence ATGGAACGAGCGCCGGACTGGGAGTTCAAGGAACGCGACGTGGTCATCCTGAAAGAACTCGCGAAGAACCCGCAGGTGAGTTCGCGCGACCTCACCGACATCCTCGACGAGGAGTACGACATCGACGTCTCGCACGTCACCGTCTCCGAATCCATTCGGAAGATGCGTGACGCGGGCGTGTTCCGGGAGGCCATCATCCCGAACGAGGCGTACTTCATCTTCGCGCTGATGGAGTTCAAGTTCAACCCCGAGCACTTCGCGGAGGGCTGGCGGGACGCCATGGAGTACATCCGCGACCACGAGAACACGCTGTTCTACTTCCTCTCGGACGGCGAGTACCAGTGGAAGTCCGTGATGATGTTCCCCAGCCGGCAGGCCGAGTCCCGGTGGATTCACGACTTCTACAAAGACCACGGCGCGGTCGTCTCGAACATCCGGAACTCGGTCGTGACGAACGTCCTCCACTTCGGCACGAACCCCGAGCTGTTCGACGCGCTCCCGCGAGAGGAGTAA
- a CDS encoding ribbon-helix-helix domain-containing protein gives MPRVEVDIPDNVEVELDRLVDEGEFVSRQEAAEEILAHGLQVYKPEIEANREEEEMFGEEMLETSERSLGGEEDDYEF, from the coding sequence ATGCCACGCGTCGAAGTCGACATTCCGGACAACGTCGAGGTGGAACTCGACCGGTTGGTGGACGAGGGCGAGTTCGTGAGCCGTCAGGAGGCCGCGGAGGAGATTCTCGCGCACGGACTCCAGGTGTACAAGCCCGAAATCGAGGCGAACCGGGAGGAAGAGGAGATGTTCGGCGAGGAAATGCTGGAGACGAGTGAGCGGTCGCTCGGCGGCGAGGAAGACGACTACGAGTTCTAG
- a CDS encoding PaaI family thioesterase, giving the protein MKTASGLGFEEFVGDHGYLSWLGVEFDEVAEGRVVMRVPYDEKLMNPETEDSGGSVHGGIAATLVDTSSAFALRTTFDDPSDVSLSTTDLDVKYLRPATSDLVAEAEVVRAGGSMGVTDVTVKSEYEGELVDVAVGATSYRLFR; this is encoded by the coding sequence ATGAAGACCGCGTCCGGCCTCGGGTTCGAGGAGTTCGTCGGCGACCACGGCTACCTCTCGTGGCTCGGCGTCGAGTTCGACGAGGTCGCGGAGGGCCGCGTCGTCATGCGCGTCCCCTACGACGAGAAACTCATGAACCCCGAAACCGAGGACTCCGGCGGTTCCGTGCACGGCGGTATCGCGGCGACGCTCGTGGACACGTCGAGCGCGTTCGCGCTCCGGACGACGTTCGACGACCCGAGCGACGTGTCGCTCAGCACCACCGACCTCGACGTGAAGTACCTCCGGCCCGCTACCAGCGACCTCGTCGCGGAGGCCGAGGTCGTGCGCGCCGGCGGCTCCATGGGCGTGACCGACGTTACCGTGAAAAGCGAGTACGAGGGCGAGCTGGTGGACGTGGCGGTCGGCGCGACCTCCTATCGGCTCTTCCGGTAG
- a CDS encoding 3-hydroxyacyl-CoA dehydrogenase/enoyl-CoA hydratase family protein yields MDVDDIETVAVIGSGNMGHGITEVVAMAGYDVTMRDIEADIVQDGYESIEWSLDKLDESDRLDESPETILDRISTEVDLETAVAGADIVIEAVPEQMDLKKDVFGDLDDYAEDGAILASNTSSLSITEIASATDRPEDVVGMHFFNPPVKMDLVEVIYGAETDDDTAQATYDFVEAVDKTPIFVRKDVNGFVVNSVLGPFGEEAAWMASEDLATIEEIDAAMVYGRGYPMGPFELGDLTGIDVGYHVRKEAGKEIPPLMESKVEAEELGRKTGEGYYRYDDGEGVSYEQGQGEDVDTLRIEARMVNEAAKLIGNDVATPDAIDTGMKLGAGFPEGICVRGDKLGLDTVLAKLEDLHEEYGAERYEPADYLVELVESGKTGKEAGEGFYEYNTGSGPGDYNTLNWELTDDGLLDVELDRPERMNALSNDLMDAVVDLLESIDTEDVRAVSFEGAGDRAFSAGADVTGFADIEPAKRAEPTEVFQVVDEFPRPTIAKIDGYCLGGGFELALACDLRVATEDSTFGFPEINLGLLPGGGGTQRALRMIGEARAKELVFRGEHISAERAEDWGLINRAVPSDEYEDTCADFLDDLVSGPPLALQHAKRVMNEGADEDLDAGLQMESQAFALLLTTQDAREGTAAFQEDREPEFTGE; encoded by the coding sequence ATGGACGTAGACGACATCGAAACGGTCGCAGTCATCGGTTCCGGGAACATGGGTCACGGCATCACGGAAGTCGTGGCGATGGCCGGCTACGACGTCACGATGCGTGACATCGAGGCGGACATCGTGCAGGACGGCTACGAGTCCATCGAGTGGAGCCTCGACAAACTCGACGAGAGCGACCGCCTCGACGAGTCCCCCGAGACCATCCTCGACCGCATCAGCACCGAAGTAGACCTCGAAACCGCCGTCGCGGGCGCGGACATCGTCATCGAGGCCGTCCCCGAACAGATGGATCTCAAGAAGGACGTGTTCGGCGACCTCGACGACTACGCCGAGGACGGCGCGATTCTCGCCTCGAACACCTCCTCGCTCTCCATCACCGAAATCGCGTCCGCGACCGACCGCCCCGAGGACGTGGTCGGCATGCACTTCTTCAACCCGCCCGTGAAGATGGATCTCGTCGAAGTCATCTACGGCGCGGAGACCGACGACGACACCGCGCAGGCGACCTACGACTTCGTCGAAGCCGTCGATAAGACGCCCATCTTCGTGCGCAAGGACGTGAACGGCTTCGTCGTGAACAGCGTGCTCGGGCCGTTCGGCGAGGAGGCCGCGTGGATGGCCTCGGAAGACCTCGCGACCATCGAGGAGATAGACGCCGCGATGGTCTACGGTCGGGGCTACCCGATGGGGCCGTTCGAACTCGGCGACCTCACCGGCATCGACGTGGGCTACCACGTCCGCAAGGAGGCCGGCAAGGAGATTCCGCCCCTGATGGAGTCCAAGGTCGAAGCCGAGGAACTCGGCCGGAAGACCGGCGAGGGCTACTACCGGTACGACGACGGCGAGGGCGTCTCCTACGAACAGGGCCAGGGCGAGGACGTGGACACGCTCCGCATCGAAGCCCGCATGGTGAACGAGGCCGCGAAGCTCATCGGGAACGACGTGGCGACCCCGGACGCCATCGACACCGGGATGAAACTCGGCGCGGGCTTCCCCGAGGGCATCTGCGTGCGCGGCGACAAACTCGGCCTCGACACCGTGCTCGCGAAACTCGAAGACCTCCACGAGGAGTACGGCGCGGAGCGCTACGAGCCCGCCGACTACCTCGTCGAACTCGTCGAATCCGGGAAGACCGGCAAAGAGGCGGGCGAAGGCTTCTACGAGTACAACACGGGGAGCGGCCCCGGCGATTACAACACCCTCAACTGGGAGCTCACGGACGACGGCCTCCTCGACGTGGAACTCGACCGCCCGGAGCGCATGAACGCGCTCAGCAACGACCTGATGGACGCCGTCGTCGACCTCCTCGAATCCATCGACACCGAGGACGTGCGCGCGGTGTCCTTCGAGGGCGCTGGCGACCGCGCGTTCAGCGCCGGCGCAGACGTTACGGGGTTCGCGGACATCGAACCCGCGAAGCGCGCCGAACCAACGGAAGTCTTCCAGGTCGTGGACGAGTTCCCGCGGCCGACCATCGCGAAGATCGACGGCTACTGCCTCGGCGGCGGGTTCGAACTCGCGCTCGCCTGCGACCTCCGCGTCGCCACCGAGGACTCCACGTTCGGCTTCCCCGAAATCAACCTCGGCCTCCTCCCCGGCGGCGGCGGCACCCAGCGCGCGCTCCGCATGATCGGTGAGGCGCGCGCGAAGGAACTCGTCTTCCGCGGCGAGCACATCTCCGCCGAGCGCGCGGAAGACTGGGGGCTCATCAACCGCGCCGTCCCGAGCGACGAGTACGAGGACACCTGCGCGGACTTCCTCGACGACCTCGTCTCCGGACCGCCGCTCGCGCTCCAGCACGCGAAACGCGTGATGAACGAGGGCGCGGACGAGGACCTCGACGCCGGCCTCCAGATGGAGAGCCAGGCGTTCGCGCTCCTCCTCACGACGCAGGACGCCCGCGAGGGCACGGCGGCGTTCCAGGAAGACCGCGAACCAGAGTTCACGGGCGAATGA